A portion of the Neorhodopirellula lusitana genome contains these proteins:
- the lptB gene encoding LPS export ABC transporter ATP-binding protein — MSDDFDPAVGYDSQSGVAIQGEPILEAHGLQKTYGRRRVVDGVNLAVGESEIVGLLGPNGAGKSTSFRMICGLVQPDRGRVYLGGQDVTDWPMFRRARDGQMGYLPQEPSVFKKLNVEQNISALLELLGFDRKQRKYRTDELLEEFNITHIRKSPAAGLSGGERRRLEIARCLVSNPRIVMLDEPFAGIDPVTVQSIQGVITQLRDSGISVLITDHAAREILTTVDRCYVIYQGQVLIDGTPDEVKRHPKVREEYLGDLDAAAGVSVQASAQPHASQPNSVAPDNQVRVDGAHEPLAGPRGNASGRSPQAIPVQKPRRIRVTDV; from the coding sequence ATGTCAGACGATTTTGATCCCGCCGTTGGTTACGACTCTCAATCTGGAGTCGCTATCCAAGGCGAGCCAATTCTCGAAGCACACGGTCTCCAGAAGACTTACGGCCGCCGCCGGGTTGTCGATGGTGTCAACTTAGCCGTCGGCGAATCCGAGATTGTCGGTCTGCTGGGGCCCAACGGTGCCGGCAAGTCGACCAGTTTCCGAATGATTTGTGGCTTGGTCCAGCCCGACCGCGGACGCGTGTATCTGGGCGGCCAAGACGTGACTGATTGGCCGATGTTCCGCCGTGCTCGCGATGGGCAAATGGGCTACCTGCCACAAGAGCCCAGCGTTTTCAAGAAACTCAACGTCGAACAAAACATCTCTGCCTTGCTCGAATTGCTCGGCTTCGATCGCAAACAACGCAAGTACCGCACCGACGAATTACTGGAAGAGTTCAACATCACTCACATTCGCAAAAGCCCCGCTGCGGGCCTGAGCGGTGGTGAACGTCGACGGTTGGAAATCGCACGCTGCTTGGTTTCCAACCCGCGAATCGTGATGCTCGACGAACCCTTTGCCGGGATCGATCCGGTGACAGTTCAGTCGATTCAGGGCGTCATCACCCAGCTTCGTGATTCCGGGATCAGCGTTCTGATCACCGACCACGCTGCTCGAGAAATTCTGACCACGGTCGATCGATGCTACGTGATCTATCAGGGCCAAGTGTTGATCGACGGGACTCCCGACGAAGTCAAACGCCATCCCAAAGTCCGCGAAGAATACCTAGGCGACCTCGATGCGGCCGCTGGAGTCAGCGTCCAAGCTAGCGCACAACCGCATGCGAGCCAGCCCAATTCGGTGGCACCCGACAACCAGGTTCGTGTCGACGGTGCCCACGAACCGCTAGCCGGTCCCAGAGGCAACGCGTCAGGACGTTCGCCCCAAGCGATACCAGTGCAAAAGCCTCGGCGGATCCGCGTCACCGACGTCTAA
- a CDS encoding SDR family NAD(P)-dependent oxidoreductase: MTQLDKQTVFVSGSTKGIGKAIASKFVAEGSNVIVHSRSESGAGQAQKEVGAGGAVWGDLANPEGTNQVLEQLKAFGPVEVLINNAGIFSVEDFFELEDDIWLDYFQTNVMSMVRLCRALMPTMLERNLGVIINVASEAAVKPLPQMIHYSMTKTAMLSISRGLAELTKGTAVRVNSLLPGPTWTDGVESYFDGLAKQEGRPLQEVLDSYFKEHEPTSLIQRFATVEEVSGAALFLSQNSAVNGSSLRVEGGIIRSI, translated from the coding sequence ATGACCCAACTCGACAAACAAACCGTATTCGTTTCAGGCTCCACCAAAGGGATTGGAAAAGCGATCGCGTCGAAGTTCGTCGCTGAAGGATCCAACGTCATCGTGCACAGCCGTTCCGAATCGGGGGCTGGCCAGGCTCAAAAAGAAGTCGGGGCAGGGGGAGCCGTTTGGGGTGATCTGGCCAACCCCGAAGGAACCAACCAGGTCCTGGAACAGTTGAAGGCTTTTGGCCCGGTCGAAGTGTTGATCAACAACGCGGGTATCTTCAGTGTCGAAGATTTCTTCGAATTGGAAGACGACATTTGGCTGGACTATTTTCAAACGAACGTGATGAGCATGGTGCGTCTTTGCCGAGCGCTGATGCCGACCATGTTGGAACGAAATTTGGGCGTCATCATCAATGTCGCCAGCGAAGCGGCCGTCAAGCCGCTGCCGCAAATGATTCATTACTCAATGACGAAGACCGCCATGCTTTCGATTTCGCGCGGGCTCGCGGAACTGACCAAGGGCACCGCCGTTCGAGTGAACTCGCTATTGCCCGGTCCCACCTGGACCGACGGTGTCGAGAGCTATTTCGATGGCTTGGCCAAGCAAGAAGGACGGCCGCTACAGGAGGTCCTAGACAGTTATTTTAAAGAGCACGAACCCACCTCGCTGATCCAGCGGTTCGCGACGGTGGAGGAGGTTTCGGGGGCGGCGTTGTTCTTGAGCCAAAACTCGGCGGTTAACGGAAGCTCACTCCGCGTCGAAGGCGGGATCATTCGGTCGATCTAA